In Uranotaenia lowii strain MFRU-FL chromosome 2, ASM2978415v1, whole genome shotgun sequence, one genomic interval encodes:
- the LOC129742714 gene encoding arp2/3 complex-activating protein rickA-like encodes MLEEMILGHQNCLMSMVEEQHKNCFSNLEQELTPSLQSIALELNALRATVQNPSSNVDLIDELRSIHDAVAAKPVTPLLEPGTCLAEELNQQISQKIVSGWRLLGTRKVWKADWTEYDNRQLRLKKQQLKADKAKKRRQRKARNINNNNMNPHINSRSTHNMNYPLPPDRELLAAAKNLFSRPPASPSKRRSKRGIQFIRGETLNPPKDNVRGTPSPVPSPRRSRRPIITAPTVPPNLPTNSSPEVSPRRKRRPRITVPAVPPNLPTNHNGNMTPSVPPVSPQATFAYPFPNPYVTPFAAPCCHRAPTAPTAFDYPFKMVVVAVLGGGGCWWWRLEAAVGGGGRRRRYMAEMR; translated from the exons ATGCTGGAAGAAATGATCTTAGGCCATCAAAATTGCCTTATGTCCATGGTGGAGGAGCAGCACAAAAATTGCTTCTCCAATTTAGAACAGGAGCTTACTCCTTCGCTCCAGTCCATAGCCTTGGAACTTAATGCACTAAGGGCAACCGTCCAAAACCCATCGAGTAACGTGGACCTGATTGATGAACTACGGTCGATTCACGACGCTGTTGCAGCAAAACCAGTCACCCCTTTGCTTGAACCAGGAACGTGTTTGGCCGAGGAATTGAATCaacaaataagtcaaaaaattgtctcagGTTGGCGCCTTCTGGGTACCAGAAAAGTATGGAAAGCCGATTGGACGGAGTACGACAATCGACAGTTGCGCCTTAAGAAGCAGCAATTAAAAGccgataaagcaaaaaaaagacgGCAACGAAAGGCGCGTAATATTAACAACAATAATATGAACCCCCACATCAATAGCCGTTCTACCCACAACATGAATTATCCACTACCGCCTGATCGAGAGCTTCTTGCGGCGgccaaaaaccttttttcgcGCCCGCCAGCCAGCCCCAGTAAACGCAGAAGCAAACGAGGTATCCAATTTATAAGGGGTGAAACTTTAAACCCTCCAAAGGACAACGTTCGAGGAACACCAAGCCCCGTGCCGTCACCGCGCCGTAGTAGACGTCCGATAATTACTGCACCCACCGTCCCACCAAATTTGCCAACGAATTCTTCGCCTGAAGTATCACCGCGCCGTAAAAGACGTCCGAGAATTACTGTACCTGCCGTCCCACCAAATTTGCCAACGAATCATAACGGAAACATGACGCCTTCAGTGCCACCTGTCTCCCCACAAGCGACGTTTGCCTATCCGTTTCCCAACCCGTACGTCACACCGTTTGCTGCCCCATGCTGCCATCGCGCTCCAACAGCTCCCACGGCGTTTGATTACCCG TTCAAGATGGTGGTGGTGGCTGTGTTGGGTGGCGGCGGTTGCTGGTGGTGGCGGTTGGAGGCGGCGGTCGGAGGCGGCGGTCGGAGGCGGCGGTACATGGCAGAAATGAgataa